In Centropristis striata isolate RG_2023a ecotype Rhode Island chromosome 15, C.striata_1.0, whole genome shotgun sequence, a genomic segment contains:
- the arrb2a gene encoding arrestin, beta 2a isoform X3, with protein sequence MGDKAGTRVFKKSSPNCKVTVYLGKRDFVDHLDHVDPVDGVILVDPEYLKDRKVFVTLTCAFRYGREDLDVLGLSFRKDLYISTFQAFPPVPEEKKPNSRLQERLLKKLGQHAHPFYFTIPQNLPCSVTLQPGPEDTGKACGVDFEIRAFCAKSIEEKIHKRNSVRLVIRKVQYAPEKPGPQPMVETTRSFLMSDRSLHLEASLDKELYYHGEPISVNVHVTNNSTKTVKRVKISVRQYADICLFSTAQYKCPVAQLEADDQVSSSSTFCKVYTLTPTLDKNREKRGLALDGKLKHEDTNLASSTIVKDVTNKEVLGILVSYRVKVKLVVSRGGDVSVELPFILMHPKPVEPPLSRPQSAVPEMDPPIDTNLIEFDTNSISQDDDFVFEDFARLRLKGVVDDKDEDC encoded by the exons ATGGGGGACAAGGCGGGCACCAG agTTTTCAAGAAGTCGAGCCCCAACTGTAAG gtGACAGTGTATCTGGGGAAGAGGGACTTCGTGGACCACCTGGACCACGTGGACCCCGTCG ATGGCGTGATCCTCGTCGACCCCGAGTACCTGAAGGACCGCAAAG TCTTCGTCACCCTGACGTGTGCGTTTCGTTACGGACGAGAAGACCTCGACGTCCTCGGACTGTCCTTCAGGAAGGACCTGTACATCTCTACCttccag gcGTTCCCTCCTGTTCCTGAGGAGAAGAAACCCAACAGTCGTCTGCAGGAGAGACTTCTGAAGAAACTGGGACAACACGCACACCCCTTCTACTTCACT aTTCCTCAGAATCTCCCGTGTTCAGTCACTTTACAGCCCGGACCAGAGGACACCGggaag gcgtgTGGCGTGGACTTTGAGATCAGAGCGTTCTGCGCCAAGTCGATAGAAGAAAAGATCCACAAGAG gaacTCGGTGCGTCTGGTGATCAGGAAGGTCCAGTATGCTCCAGAGAAACCAGGACCTCAGCCCATGGTGGAGACCACCCGCAGCTTCCTCATGTCAGACAGATCCCTCCACCTGGAGGCCTCCCTGGACAaggag CTGTATTACCACGGCGAGCCGATCAGCGTCAACGTCCACGTCACCAACAACTCCACCAAGACGGTGAAGCGGGTCAAGATCTCAG TGCGTCAGTATGCAGACATCTGTCTCTTCAGCACTGCTCAGTATAAATGTCCCGTGGCTCAGCTGGAGGCAGA CGACCAGGTGTCGTCCAGCTCCACCTTCTGTAAGGTTTACACTCTGACCCCGACGCTGGACAagaacagagagaagagagggctCGCTCTGGACGGGAAGCTCAAACATGAAGACACCAACCTGGCCTCCTCCaccat TGTGAAGGACGTGACCAATAAGGAGGTTTTGGGGATCCTGGTGTCCTACAGAGTCAAAGTGAAGCTGGTGGTCTCACGCGGAGg agACGTGTCGGTGGAGCTGCCCTTCATCCTAATGCATCCTAAACCTGTTGAGCCGCCGCTGTCCCGCCCACAGTCag ctgTGCCAGAGATGGATCCTCCCATCGACACCAATTTGATAGAATTCGACACAAA
- the arrb2a gene encoding arrestin, beta 2a isoform X4: protein MGDKAGTRVFKKSSPNCKVTVYLGKRDFVDHLDHVDPVDGVILVDPEYLKDRKVFVTLTCAFRYGREDLDVLGLSFRKDLYISTFQAFPPVPEEKKPNSRLQERLLKKLGQHAHPFYFTIPQNLPCSVTLQPGPEDTGKACGVDFEIRAFCAKSIEEKIHKRNSVRLVIRKVQYAPEKPGPQPMVETTRSFLMSDRSLHLEASLDKELYYHGEPISVNVHVTNNSTKTVKRVKISVRQYADICLFSTAQYKCPVAQLEADDQVSSSSTFCKVYTLTPTLDKNREKRGLALDGKLKHEDTNLASSTIVKDVTNKEVLGILVSYRVKVKLVVSRGGDVSVELPFILMHPKPVEPPLSRPQSAVPEMDPPIDTNLIEFDTNISQDDDFVFEDFARLRLKGVVDDKDEDC from the exons ATGGGGGACAAGGCGGGCACCAG agTTTTCAAGAAGTCGAGCCCCAACTGTAAG gtGACAGTGTATCTGGGGAAGAGGGACTTCGTGGACCACCTGGACCACGTGGACCCCGTCG ATGGCGTGATCCTCGTCGACCCCGAGTACCTGAAGGACCGCAAAG TCTTCGTCACCCTGACGTGTGCGTTTCGTTACGGACGAGAAGACCTCGACGTCCTCGGACTGTCCTTCAGGAAGGACCTGTACATCTCTACCttccag gcGTTCCCTCCTGTTCCTGAGGAGAAGAAACCCAACAGTCGTCTGCAGGAGAGACTTCTGAAGAAACTGGGACAACACGCACACCCCTTCTACTTCACT aTTCCTCAGAATCTCCCGTGTTCAGTCACTTTACAGCCCGGACCAGAGGACACCGggaag gcgtgTGGCGTGGACTTTGAGATCAGAGCGTTCTGCGCCAAGTCGATAGAAGAAAAGATCCACAAGAG gaacTCGGTGCGTCTGGTGATCAGGAAGGTCCAGTATGCTCCAGAGAAACCAGGACCTCAGCCCATGGTGGAGACCACCCGCAGCTTCCTCATGTCAGACAGATCCCTCCACCTGGAGGCCTCCCTGGACAaggag CTGTATTACCACGGCGAGCCGATCAGCGTCAACGTCCACGTCACCAACAACTCCACCAAGACGGTGAAGCGGGTCAAGATCTCAG TGCGTCAGTATGCAGACATCTGTCTCTTCAGCACTGCTCAGTATAAATGTCCCGTGGCTCAGCTGGAGGCAGA CGACCAGGTGTCGTCCAGCTCCACCTTCTGTAAGGTTTACACTCTGACCCCGACGCTGGACAagaacagagagaagagagggctCGCTCTGGACGGGAAGCTCAAACATGAAGACACCAACCTGGCCTCCTCCaccat TGTGAAGGACGTGACCAATAAGGAGGTTTTGGGGATCCTGGTGTCCTACAGAGTCAAAGTGAAGCTGGTGGTCTCACGCGGAGg agACGTGTCGGTGGAGCTGCCCTTCATCCTAATGCATCCTAAACCTGTTGAGCCGCCGCTGTCCCGCCCACAGTCag ctgTGCCAGAGATGGATCCTCCCATCGACACCAATTTGATAGAATTCGACACAAA
- the arrb2a gene encoding arrestin, beta 2a isoform X1 produces MGDKAGTRVFKKSSPNCKVTVYLGKRDFVDHLDHVDPVDGVILVDPEYLKDRKVFVTLTCAFRYGREDLDVLGLSFRKDLYISTFQAFPPVPEEKKPNSRLQERLLKKLGQHAHPFYFTIPQNLPCSVTLQPGPEDTGKACGVDFEIRAFCAKSIEEKIHKRNSVRLVIRKVQYAPEKPGPQPMVETTRSFLMSDRSLHLEASLDKELYYHGEPISVNVHVTNNSTKTVKRVKISVRQYADICLFSTAQYKCPVAQLEADDQVSSSSTFCKVYTLTPTLDKNREKRGLALDGKLKHEDTNLASSTIVKDVTNKEVLGILVSYRVKVKLVVSRGGLLRGMLDRDVSVELPFILMHPKPVEPPLSRPQSAVPEMDPPIDTNLIEFDTNSISQDDDFVFEDFARLRLKGVVDDKDEDC; encoded by the exons ATGGGGGACAAGGCGGGCACCAG agTTTTCAAGAAGTCGAGCCCCAACTGTAAG gtGACAGTGTATCTGGGGAAGAGGGACTTCGTGGACCACCTGGACCACGTGGACCCCGTCG ATGGCGTGATCCTCGTCGACCCCGAGTACCTGAAGGACCGCAAAG TCTTCGTCACCCTGACGTGTGCGTTTCGTTACGGACGAGAAGACCTCGACGTCCTCGGACTGTCCTTCAGGAAGGACCTGTACATCTCTACCttccag gcGTTCCCTCCTGTTCCTGAGGAGAAGAAACCCAACAGTCGTCTGCAGGAGAGACTTCTGAAGAAACTGGGACAACACGCACACCCCTTCTACTTCACT aTTCCTCAGAATCTCCCGTGTTCAGTCACTTTACAGCCCGGACCAGAGGACACCGggaag gcgtgTGGCGTGGACTTTGAGATCAGAGCGTTCTGCGCCAAGTCGATAGAAGAAAAGATCCACAAGAG gaacTCGGTGCGTCTGGTGATCAGGAAGGTCCAGTATGCTCCAGAGAAACCAGGACCTCAGCCCATGGTGGAGACCACCCGCAGCTTCCTCATGTCAGACAGATCCCTCCACCTGGAGGCCTCCCTGGACAaggag CTGTATTACCACGGCGAGCCGATCAGCGTCAACGTCCACGTCACCAACAACTCCACCAAGACGGTGAAGCGGGTCAAGATCTCAG TGCGTCAGTATGCAGACATCTGTCTCTTCAGCACTGCTCAGTATAAATGTCCCGTGGCTCAGCTGGAGGCAGA CGACCAGGTGTCGTCCAGCTCCACCTTCTGTAAGGTTTACACTCTGACCCCGACGCTGGACAagaacagagagaagagagggctCGCTCTGGACGGGAAGCTCAAACATGAAGACACCAACCTGGCCTCCTCCaccat TGTGAAGGACGTGACCAATAAGGAGGTTTTGGGGATCCTGGTGTCCTACAGAGTCAAAGTGAAGCTGGTGGTCTCACGCGGAGg GCTGCTGAGAGGCATGTTGGACAG agACGTGTCGGTGGAGCTGCCCTTCATCCTAATGCATCCTAAACCTGTTGAGCCGCCGCTGTCCCGCCCACAGTCag ctgTGCCAGAGATGGATCCTCCCATCGACACCAATTTGATAGAATTCGACACAAA
- the arrb2a gene encoding arrestin, beta 2a isoform X2: protein MGDKAGTRVFKKSSPNCKVTVYLGKRDFVDHLDHVDPVDGVILVDPEYLKDRKVFVTLTCAFRYGREDLDVLGLSFRKDLYISTFQAFPPVPEEKKPNSRLQERLLKKLGQHAHPFYFTIPQNLPCSVTLQPGPEDTGKACGVDFEIRAFCAKSIEEKIHKRNSVRLVIRKVQYAPEKPGPQPMVETTRSFLMSDRSLHLEASLDKELYYHGEPISVNVHVTNNSTKTVKRVKISVRQYADICLFSTAQYKCPVAQLEADDQVSSSSTFCKVYTLTPTLDKNREKRGLALDGKLKHEDTNLASSTIVKDVTNKEVLGILVSYRVKVKLVVSRGGLLRGMLDRDVSVELPFILMHPKPVEPPLSRPQSAVPEMDPPIDTNLIEFDTNISQDDDFVFEDFARLRLKGVVDDKDEDC from the exons ATGGGGGACAAGGCGGGCACCAG agTTTTCAAGAAGTCGAGCCCCAACTGTAAG gtGACAGTGTATCTGGGGAAGAGGGACTTCGTGGACCACCTGGACCACGTGGACCCCGTCG ATGGCGTGATCCTCGTCGACCCCGAGTACCTGAAGGACCGCAAAG TCTTCGTCACCCTGACGTGTGCGTTTCGTTACGGACGAGAAGACCTCGACGTCCTCGGACTGTCCTTCAGGAAGGACCTGTACATCTCTACCttccag gcGTTCCCTCCTGTTCCTGAGGAGAAGAAACCCAACAGTCGTCTGCAGGAGAGACTTCTGAAGAAACTGGGACAACACGCACACCCCTTCTACTTCACT aTTCCTCAGAATCTCCCGTGTTCAGTCACTTTACAGCCCGGACCAGAGGACACCGggaag gcgtgTGGCGTGGACTTTGAGATCAGAGCGTTCTGCGCCAAGTCGATAGAAGAAAAGATCCACAAGAG gaacTCGGTGCGTCTGGTGATCAGGAAGGTCCAGTATGCTCCAGAGAAACCAGGACCTCAGCCCATGGTGGAGACCACCCGCAGCTTCCTCATGTCAGACAGATCCCTCCACCTGGAGGCCTCCCTGGACAaggag CTGTATTACCACGGCGAGCCGATCAGCGTCAACGTCCACGTCACCAACAACTCCACCAAGACGGTGAAGCGGGTCAAGATCTCAG TGCGTCAGTATGCAGACATCTGTCTCTTCAGCACTGCTCAGTATAAATGTCCCGTGGCTCAGCTGGAGGCAGA CGACCAGGTGTCGTCCAGCTCCACCTTCTGTAAGGTTTACACTCTGACCCCGACGCTGGACAagaacagagagaagagagggctCGCTCTGGACGGGAAGCTCAAACATGAAGACACCAACCTGGCCTCCTCCaccat TGTGAAGGACGTGACCAATAAGGAGGTTTTGGGGATCCTGGTGTCCTACAGAGTCAAAGTGAAGCTGGTGGTCTCACGCGGAGg GCTGCTGAGAGGCATGTTGGACAG agACGTGTCGGTGGAGCTGCCCTTCATCCTAATGCATCCTAAACCTGTTGAGCCGCCGCTGTCCCGCCCACAGTCag ctgTGCCAGAGATGGATCCTCCCATCGACACCAATTTGATAGAATTCGACACAAA